The following proteins come from a genomic window of Rhodoligotrophos sp. CJ14:
- a CDS encoding ammonium transporter has protein sequence MQPIRKITAGLASLILAIAAFSWPAAAQDATPSLNSGDTAWMLTSTVIVLMMTIPGLALFYGGLVRKKNVLSTLMQSFTACCLLTIVWMVIGYSLAFTDGGAVNAYVGGLSKMFLAGVEKAALSGTIPETVFMTFQMTFAIITPALICGAFADRMKFSALLWFLAIWLIVVYAPITHWVWGGGFLAGDGVLDFAGGTVVHINSGIAALVAALVLGKRIGYPTEPMVPHNLVLSLIGASMLWLGWFGFNAGSAVGANATAGMAMAVTQIAAAAAALAWMFAEWATHKKPSVLGIISGAVAGLVGITPAAGFVGFVGALWIGIACGLICFWAATSLKRALGYDDSLDVFGIHGVGGIVGAILTGVFAVEAIGGTPGALEGNVGQIWTQIWGILATVIWSGIATFVILKVIDLVIGLRVSRETEIDGLDLNLHGEVVP, from the coding sequence ATGCAGCCAATTAGGAAGATTACGGCAGGCCTTGCCTCACTCATTCTCGCGATTGCCGCCTTCAGTTGGCCGGCCGCAGCACAGGATGCAACGCCAAGCCTCAATTCCGGTGATACGGCCTGGATGCTCACATCGACGGTCATCGTGCTGATGATGACGATCCCCGGCCTTGCCCTGTTCTATGGCGGTCTTGTCCGCAAAAAGAATGTTCTCTCCACACTCATGCAGAGCTTCACGGCCTGCTGCCTCTTGACGATTGTCTGGATGGTGATCGGCTATTCTCTCGCCTTCACCGATGGAGGAGCCGTCAATGCCTATGTGGGCGGCCTCAGCAAGATGTTCCTCGCAGGCGTGGAAAAAGCGGCGCTCAGCGGCACGATCCCCGAGACGGTCTTCATGACCTTTCAGATGACCTTTGCGATCATCACCCCGGCGCTCATCTGCGGCGCCTTTGCTGATCGCATGAAGTTTTCCGCTTTGCTGTGGTTCCTGGCGATCTGGCTGATCGTGGTCTATGCGCCGATCACGCACTGGGTGTGGGGCGGTGGCTTCCTCGCCGGCGATGGGGTGCTTGATTTTGCCGGTGGCACGGTCGTGCACATCAATTCGGGCATTGCCGCTCTGGTGGCAGCCCTCGTGCTGGGCAAGCGCATCGGCTATCCGACAGAGCCAATGGTGCCCCATAATCTCGTGCTCAGCCTGATCGGCGCGTCCATGCTGTGGCTCGGCTGGTTCGGCTTCAATGCCGGCTCGGCCGTTGGCGCCAATGCGACCGCGGGCATGGCGATGGCGGTCACCCAGATCGCCGCCGCGGCAGCAGCGCTCGCCTGGATGTTCGCGGAGTGGGCCACGCACAAGAAGCCCAGTGTTCTCGGCATCATTTCGGGCGCCGTGGCAGGGCTTGTGGGCATCACGCCAGCGGCCGGCTTCGTCGGCTTTGTCGGGGCCCTCTGGATCGGAATTGCCTGCGGCCTCATCTGCTTCTGGGCAGCAACCAGCCTCAAGCGCGCCCTTGGCTATGACGACTCGCTCGATGTGTTCGGCATTCACGGCGTGGGCGGCATCGTCGGCGCCATACTTACCGGCGTCTTTGCGGTGGAGGCCATTGGCGGCACGCCCGGGGCGCTCGAAGGCAATGTCGGGCAGATCTGGACGCAGATCTGGGGAATTCTCGCCACCGTCATCTGGAGCGGTATCGCAACCTTCGTGATCCTCAAGGTCATCGATCTCGTGATCGGATTGCGTGTCAGCCGGGAGACCGAGATCGACGGGCTCGACCTCAACCTGCACGGGGAAGTGGTCCCGTAA
- a CDS encoding peroxidase-related enzyme (This protein belongs to a clade of uncharacterized proteins related to peroxidases such as the alkylhydroperoxidase AhpD.) translates to MMAASDKVMALDLPKQGELTERQQSYFAKCEEKLGFIPNVLKAYAFDPAKLQAFIDMYNDLMLGDSNLTKLEREMIAVAVSSVNHCYYCLTAHGAAVRQLSNDPELGEMIAMNYRAADLDPRRKAMLDFAVKLTERPHEIEEADREALRRQGLSDRDIWDVAAVASFFNMSNRMASAVDMRPNPEYRSLAR, encoded by the coding sequence ATGATGGCTGCGAGCGATAAGGTGATGGCGCTGGATCTGCCGAAGCAAGGCGAGCTGACGGAGCGACAGCAGAGCTATTTTGCCAAATGCGAGGAGAAGCTGGGTTTCATTCCCAATGTGCTGAAGGCCTATGCATTCGATCCAGCAAAGCTGCAGGCCTTCATCGATATGTATAATGATCTCATGCTTGGGGATTCGAATTTGACGAAGCTCGAGCGTGAGATGATCGCGGTGGCCGTCAGCTCGGTGAACCATTGCTATTATTGCCTCACCGCGCACGGGGCGGCTGTTCGTCAGCTGTCGAATGATCCGGAGCTTGGCGAGATGATCGCCATGAACTACCGGGCGGCGGATCTTGATCCGCGCCGGAAGGCCATGCTCGATTTTGCGGTGAAACTGACGGAACGGCCTCACGAGATCGAGGAAGCCGATCGGGAAGCCCTGCGGCGGCAGGGCCTCAGCGACCGCGATATCTGGGACGTCGCGGCGGTCGCGAGCTTCTTCAATATGTCGAACCGCATGGCCTCCGCGGTCGATATGCGGCCCAATCCCGAATATCGCTCGCTTGCCCGGTGA
- a CDS encoding magnesium transporter CorA family protein: MINAYMLTNGTLARINWSPKDALPDTVIWIDLQNPTADEETCVETALGVDIPTHEEMSEIEVSSRLYQEDNAYFLTAAVLSRADTGSPSLEPITFVLIGHRLVTVRYSDPMPFRAFAAQVQRPGYGVVTGEGVLAGLLDAITDRIADLLEATQRTLDGVAQEIFSKEDPARGSHGIDYQDVLRRVGTSQVLVSRVRESLLTLSRLSAFLSRPGGQKADKALARSFKTVARDVMALSDHALFLTSNINFMLDATLGMINIEQTGIIKIFSVAAVVFLPPTLIASIYGMNFSFMPELHWSFGYPFAIGLMVLSAILPYVYFKHKRWL; the protein is encoded by the coding sequence ATGATCAATGCCTACATGCTCACCAATGGAACGCTGGCCCGGATCAACTGGTCGCCGAAAGATGCCCTGCCAGACACGGTCATCTGGATCGACCTTCAAAATCCGACAGCGGATGAAGAGACCTGCGTCGAGACCGCATTGGGCGTTGACATTCCAACCCATGAGGAAATGTCCGAGATCGAGGTCTCGAGCCGACTTTACCAGGAGGATAATGCTTACTTCCTGACCGCTGCCGTGCTGTCGCGGGCCGATACGGGCTCACCCTCGCTCGAGCCGATCACCTTCGTGCTCATCGGCCATCGCCTCGTGACGGTGCGCTATTCCGATCCCATGCCGTTCCGCGCCTTCGCCGCCCAGGTTCAACGGCCCGGCTATGGCGTCGTCACCGGAGAAGGCGTGCTCGCCGGGTTGCTCGATGCGATCACTGACCGAATCGCCGACTTGCTCGAGGCGACGCAGCGAACCCTCGATGGTGTTGCCCAGGAGATCTTCTCGAAGGAGGATCCGGCGCGCGGCAGCCACGGAATTGACTACCAAGACGTGCTGCGGCGCGTTGGCACGAGCCAGGTGCTGGTCAGCCGGGTTCGCGAAAGCCTGCTCACGCTCTCGCGGTTGAGCGCTTTTCTAAGCCGACCCGGTGGTCAAAAGGCGGATAAAGCCCTGGCGCGCAGCTTCAAGACCGTGGCCCGTGACGTCATGGCCTTGTCGGATCATGCCCTGTTTCTCACCAGCAACATCAATTTCATGCTGGATGCAACGCTCGGCATGATCAATATCGAGCAGACCGGCATCATCAAGATCTTCTCGGTGGCCGCGGTGGTCTTCCTGCCCCCCACCTTGATCGCCTCGATCTACGGCATGAATTTCTCTTTCATGCCGGAGCTGCATTGGTCATTCGGCTATCCCTTCGCGATCGGACTCATGGTCCTCTCCGCGATTCTGCCTTATGTCTATTTCAAGCATAAGCGCTGGCTTTGA
- a CDS encoding LemA family protein, translating into MDLARKLSLVFATLFTFVLLSGCGINTIPTYQEQAKAAWSEVLNQYKRRSDLIPNLVETVKGYAAQEKDVLTSVVEARAKATQMTLPPDALNNPDLVKQFQERQDALGSSLSRLLAVVENYPDLKSNQNFLALQSQLEGTENRIAVARRDYIEAVRRYNTELLTIPGRWWASFLYPDAKPMAEFDIPTEEQQAPKVQFN; encoded by the coding sequence ATGGATCTCGCGCGCAAGCTGTCTCTTGTCTTCGCTACATTATTTACATTTGTGTTGCTGTCTGGATGCGGAATTAATACAATTCCCACATATCAGGAGCAGGCCAAGGCCGCATGGAGCGAAGTTCTCAACCAATACAAGCGGCGGTCAGATCTTATTCCCAATCTCGTCGAGACGGTGAAGGGCTATGCGGCCCAGGAAAAGGACGTGCTCACATCGGTGGTGGAGGCGCGGGCCAAGGCCACGCAGATGACCCTGCCGCCGGACGCGCTGAACAATCCCGACCTGGTGAAGCAATTCCAGGAGCGGCAGGATGCTTTGGGCAGTTCCTTGTCCCGCCTGCTTGCGGTCGTTGAGAACTATCCTGACCTTAAGTCCAACCAGAACTTCCTTGCGCTTCAATCGCAGCTCGAAGGAACCGAAAACCGTATCGCGGTCGCCCGGCGCGACTATATCGAGGCGGTCCGGCGCTATAACACCGAACTTCTGACGATTCCGGGTCGCTGGTGGGCCAGCTTCCTCTATCCCGATGCCAAGCCCATGGCGGAGTTCGATATCCCGACCGAGGAGCAGCAGGCGCCCAAGGTGCAGTTCAACTGA
- a CDS encoding TPM domain-containing protein: MSDSSIGGGKPLHPVWRALAYFVVWIAASTFWFALCYAAPNFPPLTGRVVDQTGMLTPEQAAQVSSKLEALERETGIQLVVAIIRSLDGNEIRDYGYQLGRYWQLGQKDKNNGVLLLIVPSQNQVSIEVGYGLEGVLTDATSRVIIENAIVPAFRQGRFADGVNAAVDDISAVVKGDEPASAPQQIQDDRDFGLDDLLPLLFMLFVAIMIIRASRGARGGRRGGGNFPIIITPGGFGGGFGGGGFGGGGFSGGGGSFGGGGASGSW, from the coding sequence ATGAGCGACAGCAGCATCGGCGGTGGCAAGCCCCTCCACCCGGTCTGGCGCGCCCTGGCCTATTTCGTGGTCTGGATCGCCGCGAGCACCTTCTGGTTTGCGCTGTGCTATGCGGCCCCTAATTTCCCCCCGCTGACGGGACGGGTGGTTGACCAGACGGGGATGTTGACGCCCGAGCAGGCGGCTCAGGTCTCATCCAAGCTCGAGGCGCTCGAGCGTGAGACCGGTATCCAGCTCGTGGTGGCGATCATCCGGTCACTGGATGGCAACGAGATCCGCGATTACGGCTATCAGCTGGGCCGCTACTGGCAGCTTGGGCAGAAGGACAAGAACAACGGTGTCCTTCTGCTTATCGTCCCCTCGCAAAATCAGGTCTCTATCGAGGTCGGCTACGGGCTCGAAGGTGTGCTGACCGATGCGACCTCGCGGGTCATCATCGAGAACGCCATTGTCCCCGCTTTTCGCCAGGGCCGTTTTGCAGATGGTGTCAATGCCGCTGTGGACGATATCAGCGCCGTGGTGAAGGGCGATGAGCCCGCATCCGCCCCCCAGCAGATCCAGGATGACAGGGATTTCGGCCTCGATGACCTGCTCCCCCTGCTCTTCATGCTGTTTGTGGCCATTATGATCATCAGAGCATCCCGCGGCGCGCGCGGTGGCCGGCGCGGCGGTGGCAACTTTCCCATTATCATCACCCCTGGCGGCTTCGGCGGTGGATTCGGCGGCGGCGGCTTCGGCGGTGGTGGATTTTCCGGTGGCGGAGGCAGCTTCGGTGGAGGCGGCGCCTCCGGCAGTTGGTGA
- a CDS encoding TPM domain-containing protein yields MLKPGDTARINDAITQAESKTSGEIVAVLAQESDDYIYIPILWASLAALLLPFPLIFLTRFGTADIYTLQLALFIVLALIFSMPGLRRFVIPKRLRELRVHRRAAEQFLARNLHTTEGRTGVLLFVSLAERCAVILADEGIAAKVAPSTWQTIIDRLTADIAAGRLADGLVAAVADCGNILAAHFPPRPDDLDELPNHLVVL; encoded by the coding sequence ATGTTGAAACCCGGCGATACCGCGCGCATCAATGATGCGATCACCCAGGCCGAGAGCAAGACCAGCGGCGAGATTGTCGCCGTGCTGGCCCAGGAGAGCGATGACTATATCTACATCCCGATACTCTGGGCGAGCCTTGCGGCGCTGCTGCTGCCGTTCCCGTTGATATTCCTGACCCGGTTCGGCACGGCGGACATTTACACTCTTCAGCTCGCGCTGTTCATTGTGCTCGCGCTGATCTTCAGCATGCCCGGCCTGCGCCGTTTCGTCATTCCGAAGCGATTGCGGGAGCTGAGAGTTCATCGGCGGGCGGCTGAGCAGTTCCTGGCGCGCAATCTTCACACCACCGAGGGACGCACCGGCGTGCTGCTCTTCGTCTCTCTAGCCGAGCGCTGTGCCGTCATCCTGGCGGATGAGGGAATTGCCGCCAAGGTTGCGCCGTCGACCTGGCAGACGATCATAGACCGGCTCACCGCTGACATCGCGGCCGGACGCCTCGCTGATGGCTTGGTGGCCGCGGTTGCAGACTGCGGAAACATCCTCGCGGCCCATTTTCCGCCCAGGCCGGATGATTTGGACGAACTGCCCAACCATCTCGTGGTGCTTTAG
- a CDS encoding TerB family tellurite resistance protein gives MLTLQLVWQLIKKLIPAEAESDQALELAMAALLVRASVIDDVINEAEFARIEEVLTRRFGLSQEAVRTLIEEARHAEAEAIDLYRFTRVVTDHLDQEGRKVFIGMLWEVVLADGRIDPYEENLVWRVAELIGVSTRDRVTLRKAAQERLGPSRRA, from the coding sequence GTGCTAACTCTCCAGCTCGTGTGGCAGCTGATCAAGAAACTCATCCCCGCCGAAGCCGAGAGTGACCAGGCATTGGAACTGGCAATGGCCGCATTGCTGGTGCGGGCCAGTGTCATCGACGATGTCATCAACGAGGCTGAATTCGCGAGAATCGAAGAGGTGCTGACGCGCCGCTTCGGCCTCTCGCAAGAGGCCGTGCGAACGCTCATCGAGGAGGCGCGGCACGCCGAGGCGGAAGCCATCGACCTTTATCGCTTCACGCGAGTGGTGACCGATCACCTCGACCAGGAGGGTCGCAAGGTGTTTATCGGCATGCTCTGGGAGGTGGTTCTGGCCGATGGCAGGATTGATCCTTACGAGGAAAATCTCGTCTGGCGGGTGGCTGAGCTGATTGGGGTGTCAACCCGTGATCGGGTCACCCTGCGCAAGGCGGCCCAAGAGCGGCTTGGGCCAAGCAGACGGGCGTAA